A region of the Pseudomonas silesiensis genome:
TCACCCCGAACTCGCCGTCGGTGCTGCCGGGCATCACCCGCCTGTCGTTGATCGAACTGGCCAAGTCCCGTCTGGGCCTGGAAGTGATCGAAGGCGACGTGTTCATCGACAAACTGTCCGATTTCAAGGAAGCCGGCGCCTGTGGGACTGCCGCGGTGATCACGCCGATCGGCGGCATCAGCTACAACGACAAGTTGCACGTGTTCCACAGCGAAACCGACGTCGGCCCGATCACCCAGAAGCTCTACAAAGAGCTGACGGGCGTGCAGACCGGTGACGTCGAGGCGCCAGCAGGCTGGATCGTCAAGGTTTGATCTGACGACACAGTTCCTTTGCGCAAAAAAAGCCCGGCCATCGGTTTGATGGCCGGGCTTTTTTATGGTTGCCCAATTACAGGGCGACTGGGCGGGCGCCATCGCGAGCAAGCTCGCTCCCACATTTGATGTGTGAACGCCGCAGATCCGTGTGGGAGCGAGCTTGCTCGCGATGGCGATTTGATGAACGACACATCAGGCGAGAGAATCAGGCAGGCGTCGGCAACCACAATCTGAACCGGGCCCCGCCCAGCGGCGACGCCTCGACGGTCAGCGTTCCGCCCTGGGCCTCCAGTGCCCGGCGACTGATCGCCAATCCCAGGCCAAAACCGCCCGTGGCGCGATCCCGGCTGCGGTCCAGGCGATAGAACGGCTCGAAAATCCGCTCACGTTCATCGTCGGGAATACCGATGCCATCGTCGTCGACCCAGATCTCACATCCCTTGGGGCCAACCTGTACACCGATCTGAATCCGTTTTTCGCAGTAGCGCATGGCATTGCGCAGCAGGTTCTGCAAGGCGCGGGCGGTCAGGCGCGGGTCGAGGCTGAAGCGTTCGAGCTGGCCGTGGAGCAATACATCGATGACGATGTTCGGCGATTCCAGCTCTTCGTCGACGCTGCCAAGGATGCTGTCGATGAATTCATCCAGCGAGACGTCAACCCGCTCTGGCAGCCGCGCCGGGTTTTGCAGGCGGCTGTAGGACAGCAACTCCAGCACCAGCTCATCGAGTTCACGGATGTGATCCACCAGGCCTTGCAGGCGCTCGCGGCTGGCGGCCGGCAGGTCATCAGACAGCGCCAGGGCCAGGCCGAAATCCAGGCGCGTCAGGGGCGTGCGCAGTTCGTGGGAGACGGCATTGAGCAAGTCCCGCTGCTGGTTGAGCAGGTTCTCGATGTCGCCGGCCATGGTGTCGAACACATTGGCCAGGCTGCCGATGTTGGAGCTGGCGGAGATCTGCGTGCGCTCGCTCAACTGCCCCTTGCCGAAGCGTTCCGCCGTGCCCTTGAGGCGTTCCAGGTCGCGCCAGTGCGGGCGCAGCCACAGCAACAGACAGGCAAGCATGGTCGCGCCGATCAGCACGTTGATGCTCCAGTACAGCAAACTGACGTCCGTCGGGTCCGGCGGCACCACCATTTTCACCACCGTGCGCTCGTTCAGCGGCGACACCGCCAGGGTGCGCCAGCCCCAGTCGCCAATACGGACGATGTTCTCGCCGCGCTGTAGACGTTGCCGTTCATCGGGGGTGAAGTCGGCGTCGTCGTTGCCACTCAACACGATGTGCAGCGGCTGGAATTCCTTGTCCATCTCCGCCGCCAGGGCCGGCCATTGCGCCGGGGGCACGGAATGGAACTGTTTGACGATGAGGGTCTGCAGGCCTCGGGAATAGTCGAGGTTGTAGGTGAGAAAACGCTCGTGAAAGACTTTGATCACCAGGTCCGGCACCAGGTAGATCGCCGCGCTGAACGAGACGATGGTCACCAGGTACAGGCGAAAGAGGATTCTGAACATCGGCTCAGCATTCCCACTCGGAACGGCTGAACAGGTAGCCCTTGCCCCAGACCGTCTTGATCTTGCGCGCCTCGCCGGCGCAATCGCCGAACTTGCGCCGCAACTTGGAAATGGCCACGTCCACCGAGCGGTCGGTGCCGTTGAACTCGATGCCGCGCAGGCGTTGCAGGATCTGGTCGCGGCTGAGCACTTCGCCGGCATGCCGGGCCAGCACCACCAGCAGGTTGTATTCGCCGCTGGACAGTTCGACCGGTTGCTCGCGCCAGGTCACGGTGCGTTCGGACAGGTCGATGCACAGATTGCCCATGAGGATTCGGTCGTTGACGGCCTGGGGTTCGCCGAGGCTGCTGCGCCGCAGCAACGTCCGCACCCGGGCCAGCAGCACCCGTGGCTCGCAAGGTTTGGTGACGTAGTCGTCGGCGCCCATCTCCAGGCCCAGCACCTGGTCGTGGCTGTCGTCGCGGGCGGTGAGCATCAGGATCGGCAGCATGGCCGAATCGGCGCGCAGCAATCGACAGACTTGCAGGCCGTCCAGCCCGGGCAGCATCAGGTCGAGGATCACCAGGTCCGGCGGATCGACCCGGGCCCGTTCGCGCACATGGTCGCCGCGGCCGATCACGCTGACGCAGTAGCCGTTGCGTTCCAGGTAGCTGGCGATCAGTTCGGCGAGGGCGGTGTCGTCTTCGACCAGGAGGATGTTGGGCATGGGGTGTTTCCAGAAAGTGCTGTGGTTACTGTTCCGGCCTCTTCGCGGGCAAGCCTCGCTCCTACAGGTTTGGCGATATTGCAGACTGGCGCATGGCCTGTAGGAGCGAGGCTTGCCCGCGAACGAGCGCGAAGCGGTCGCCAAGGATATACGCCCTCACCCACACCTGAGTAAAACCCTTACACAATTTCACACAGCACCTACAAAGCTTAACCGATACCTTCCCCGCCTCCCCGTAGGATGGCGGGGTCATTATTGGGGTATTTACATGTCAAACAACCTGCTTGCCAGGCTCAGCCTGATCGCACTGGCCTTGACGCTGAGCGCTTGCGACAAGGCCCCGACTGCCGAAGAGCAGGCGCCACTGGCCACGGTTCGTATCGAAACCCTATCGACCCGGCCACTGTCGATCAGCAGCGAACTGAGCGGGCGCATTGCCGCGCCGCGCATCGCCGAAGTCCGCGCCCGGGTGGCCGGCGTGGTGCTGCAACGGACCTTCCGTGAAGGCAGCGACGTGAAACAGGGCGACGTGCTGTTTCGCATCGACCCGGCACCGTTCAAGGCTGACCTGGACAGCGCCGAGGCCGCGTTGCGCAAGGCCGAGGCCAATGCCTTCCAGGCGCGCTTGCAAGAGCAGCGCTATGCCCAGTTGATCGAAGGCAATGCCATCAGCGGCCAGGACTACGACAACGCCCGGGCGGCGGTACGCCAAACAGCCGCCGACGTCGCCGCCAACCAGGCCGCGGTGCAGCGGGCGAAACTGAACCTGGGTTACGCCACCGTCACCGCGCCGATTTCCGGGCGCATCGGCCGCGCGCTGGTCACCGAAGGCGCGCTGGTCGGGCAGAACGAAACCACGCCGCTGGCCTTGATCCAGCAGTTGAACCCGATTCACGCCGACCTCACCCAGTCGACCCGTGAACTCAACGAACTGCGCCGCGCCTTCCGATCCGGTCAATTGCAGCAGGTAGGCCAGGGCCAGGCCAAGGCCACGCTGATCCAGGACGACGGCAGCCTCTATCCGTTGCCGGGCAAGTTGCTGTTCACCGACATCACGGTCGACCCGGGCACCGGCCAGATCATCCTGCGCAGCGAGTTCCCCAACCCGGACCTCGATTTGCTGCCGGGCAGTTTCGTTCGCGTGCGACTGGAACAAGCGGTCAATGAGCAGGGTATCAGCGTGCCGCAACGGGCCATTCAGCGCGACAGCGCCGGCATCCCCCAGGTGCTGTTGCTCGACGCCGAACAACGGGTCGGCCAACAGCAGGTGGAACTGGGCCCCGTGCAGAACGATCGCTGGATCGTCACCGGCGGCCTCAAGGCCGGCGACCGCATCGTCGTCGAAGGCCTGCAACACGCCAAGCCCGGCGAGAAAGTGCAGATCGACGACTCCCCTCTTCCCCTTGCCCAGGCTTCTGGTCAGTAAGCAGGACGCTTTTTTATGCCGCAGTTCTTTATCGATCGCCCGGTGTTCGCCTGGGTGGTCGCCCTGTTCATTCTGCTGGCCGGTGCCTTGGCCATTACACAGTTGCCGGTGGCGCAGTACCCCGACGTCGCCCCGCCGCAGATCGAAATCTATGCCGTGTACCCGGGCGCGTCGGCGCAGACCGTGGACGAGAGTGTGGTCAGCCTGATCGAGGAAGAGCTCAACGGCGCCGAT
Encoded here:
- a CDS encoding efflux RND transporter periplasmic adaptor subunit: MSNNLLARLSLIALALTLSACDKAPTAEEQAPLATVRIETLSTRPLSISSELSGRIAAPRIAEVRARVAGVVLQRTFREGSDVKQGDVLFRIDPAPFKADLDSAEAALRKAEANAFQARLQEQRYAQLIEGNAISGQDYDNARAAVRQTAADVAANQAAVQRAKLNLGYATVTAPISGRIGRALVTEGALVGQNETTPLALIQQLNPIHADLTQSTRELNELRRAFRSGQLQQVGQGQAKATLIQDDGSLYPLPGKLLFTDITVDPGTGQIILRSEFPNPDLDLLPGSFVRVRLEQAVNEQGISVPQRAIQRDSAGIPQVLLLDAEQRVGQQQVELGPVQNDRWIVTGGLKAGDRIVVEGLQHAKPGEKVQIDDSPLPLAQASGQ
- a CDS encoding ATP-binding protein, which encodes MFRILFRLYLVTIVSFSAAIYLVPDLVIKVFHERFLTYNLDYSRGLQTLIVKQFHSVPPAQWPALAAEMDKEFQPLHIVLSGNDDADFTPDERQRLQRGENIVRIGDWGWRTLAVSPLNERTVVKMVVPPDPTDVSLLYWSINVLIGATMLACLLLWLRPHWRDLERLKGTAERFGKGQLSERTQISASSNIGSLANVFDTMAGDIENLLNQQRDLLNAVSHELRTPLTRLDFGLALALSDDLPAASRERLQGLVDHIRELDELVLELLSYSRLQNPARLPERVDVSLDEFIDSILGSVDEELESPNIVIDVLLHGQLERFSLDPRLTARALQNLLRNAMRYCEKRIQIGVQVGPKGCEIWVDDDGIGIPDDERERIFEPFYRLDRSRDRATGGFGLGLAISRRALEAQGGTLTVEASPLGGARFRLWLPTPA
- a CDS encoding response regulator transcription factor — encoded protein: MPNILLVEDDTALAELIASYLERNGYCVSVIGRGDHVRERARVDPPDLVILDLMLPGLDGLQVCRLLRADSAMLPILMLTARDDSHDQVLGLEMGADDYVTKPCEPRVLLARVRTLLRRSSLGEPQAVNDRILMGNLCIDLSERTVTWREQPVELSSGEYNLLVVLARHAGEVLSRDQILQRLRGIEFNGTDRSVDVAISKLRRKFGDCAGEARKIKTVWGKGYLFSRSEWEC